In Scyliorhinus canicula chromosome 3, sScyCan1.1, whole genome shotgun sequence, the DNA window agaacactcccaccgatgtgattgctcctttttgtgTTTTACGTTCTATTCATATAGTCtcagttgaagagccttctaagatgtcAACCCTCCTtcctgctgtaattgattccctgatcaaaattgcaacaaccccctcctcttttatctCCTTccctgtctcgcctgaagatcctATATCTTGGAACATTGTGCTGCCAATCTGCTCCTCTCTCAACTATGTCTCACTGACAGCAGTGACATCATATCCTGATGTTTTAATCtgtgccctcaattcatctgccttgttcgtcaGACTCCTCATATTAAAATAAacaccatccaatcttgccaaactccccaGTGACTTAATTAGTCTCGCCattctatgccttcctgactcacttgacgtctcctctaattttggctgtgcatcgaTCCCTGCTGcaccttctctcaggatcccaggtccctggcataatTGTGTTAAAGACTAAAGCAGCTTCTAATAGTGTCATGAAGGTCAGTTGTTGGGACCACATCTAGAGgactgagtacagttttggtctccttatttgagaaaagttataaatgcattagaagcagttcagagaaggttcactaaacTGATACgtgtgatggtgggggaggcggtgatggtggtgtgggagttacttatgaggaaaggatggacaggctgggcctgtaaacattggagtgtagaagaatgagaggtgatgttgCAGGTCTTTGAAACTCacttccccagagagtggtggaggtagagtcattgaatatgtttTAGGCAAAAGGAgccaaaggttatcggggtgcaTGAATTGTGGAGTTGCGGCCACAATCAGATTGGCCATAATCATACTGAATGACAGAGCACgctggaggggttgaatggcctaatcctgctcctaattcataccttaaaatgttcataagtcccaCAAATGTTAGCTGTAATAGGCCTTGATGTCATTGAAATAAGTGCagtgggcggcaaggtagcacagtggttagcactgttgcttcacagctccaggctcccaggttcgattcccgcttgggtgactgtctgtgcggagtctgcacattctccccgtgactgcgtgggtttcctcagcctgctccggtttcctcccacaagtcctgaaagttgtgcttgttaggtgaattggacattctggattctcccccagtgtacccggaatgtggcgacgaggggatttttacagtaacttcattgcagtgttaatgcaagcctacttgtggcactaataaagattcttattattgtaAAAAGTGGCATATGGTCATGGGACCTGGGAAAAAGCAGCAGGGGAAGAAGTTAGTGTAAATGAATAGCTCTCAGGACTGTAAATATGTTACAACAAAGTTAGGGTGTTTGCAGTGAACAATCTTCAGGAGTTATTGAAACTATTCCAATCCAACTCCCGACCGAACTTCCCCCTCACACCATTTTCCTTTCCATTGACTTTAATGGAAAACCATGGGGGATATATTAGGTGGGGGTCCACCATTTCTTGCCACTAATGAAAGTTGGAATCAGCCCCAATAATTCAAATCCTCTTCCAATTATTTGTTTGCAAAACACCGTGTGTAAGGAAACAAGAAGCTGACCATGAGATGAGGCACAGGAAgtgatacaaaaacagaaaatactggacaatctcagcaggtctgacagcatctgtggagagagaagggagctaatgctgcgagtctggatgactgtcaaaGGTGGAGAGAACtcgaaatagggtcagatttatactgttggggggggggggcgtggaattGGGTAaactgactaggggcttttcacagtaacttaattgaagcctactcgtgacaataagggattttcatttcattgcagtgaGACAGCAAATGATAGGAGCTTCAGTATTCTCAGCAGATAACAGAACAACCATCCTCCCGCATGTTCGATAGCATAATCCTGCCAAATTGGTATAGCCTGGCTCAGCACAATTTGTTGACCTTTAATAGTTCAGTTGCTTTAAGACTCCAGGCCTATGACCCTCTTTCGACATGTAACTTCCAGCAGACACCGTCTGTATCATGCCCACATGCCAGCTATTTGCCAAACCGTAAAGAAAAGAAAAGCATTGCACCTACTGGAGGAAGTCCACTTCTTATCCATTCTTCTTAAATGTTCAGCTCAGgccaaaagcaaaaaaaaaaacaacttttcaCCTTTCTTTAAAATATCTCCTGCTCTAATTTCGAAGggatggtttagcatagtgggctaaacagctggcttgtaatgcagaacaagaccagcagcgcgggttcaattcccgtaccggcctccccgaacagttgccggaatgtggcaacttttcacagtaaattcattgaagccaacttgtgacaataagcgattattcttgtggggctggtttagcacagtgggctaaacagctggcttgtaaagcagaacaaggcagcggcgcgggttcaattaccgtaccggcctccccaaacaggtgctggaatgtggcgacgaggagattttcacagtaacttcattgaagcctacttgtgacaatcagcaattatatttttttttaagggaTGAGACTCCATATTTGTAAAATTAAGTTTTGGGGGCCACAGACGTTGTATGGCATTAATTATCAcgcatcacatttttaaaaaatgtcttacTTCTGAATGCACCAGTGATAACTTTTTATGGTATCTTTAATGGGAAACTAGTTACCAAGCATCATAACtacatgttggattggattggatttgtttattgccacgtgtaccgaggtacagtaaaaagtatttttcatgCAGGCAGCTCAGTGCATagcaagaaaagggaataaaagaaaatacataataggccaacacaaggtatacaatgtaactacataaacaccggcatcgggtgaagcatacagggtgtagtgttaatcaggtcagtccataagagggtcatttaggagtctggtaacagcggagaagaagctgtttttgagtctgttcgtgcgatttctcagacttctgtctctcctgcccgatggaagaagttggaagagtgattaagccgggtgggaggggtctttgataatgctgcccgctttccccaggcagcgggaggtgtaaatggagtcaatggatgggaggcaggtttgtgtgatggattgggctgtgttcatggctctcttaagtttcttgcggtcctggcccgagcagttgccacaccaggctgtgattcagccagatgggatgctttctatggtgcatccttaatttcctgaggaagtataggcgctgttgtgctttctcggtggtagcgtcaacgtgagtggaccaggacagatttttggagatgtgcacccctaggaatttgaaactgctaaccatctccacctcggccccgttgatgctaacaggggtgtgtacagtactttgcttcctgaagtcaatgaccagctctttagttttgctggcattgagggagagattgttgtcgttacaccactccaccaggttctctatctccctcctgtattctgactcgtcgttattcgagatccggtccaatatggtcgtattgtcagcaaacttgtaaatgaagttggaaccaaattttgccacgcagtcgtgtgtgtacagggagtagagtagggggctaagtacgcagccttgtggcaccccagtattgaggactattgtggaggagatgttgttgttcattcttactgattgtggtctgtgggtcagaaaatcgtggatccagttgcagagtggggagccaagtcctaggttttggagctttgatatgagcttggctgggattatggtgttgaaggcggagctgtagtcaataaattgtCATTGTAATagtcattgggcgagattctccgcaaatgcggagaatcgaaaaggctgccgtgggacaggccgtgacccacggcagccttcacgcccacttctgaggccgattctcccccccgggcggggctaggagcgcggccccgtacgtcacggtggcgcggccttgacgacggtcgtcaaggctgcaCGTCAAGCATCACACCTGCTGACGCGGCCgcgcaggttgggcaacgccaacccgtgcatgcacagttgccgtcttttccctcagccgccccgcaagacgtggcggcttgatcttgtggggcggtggagggaaaagagtgcgtccattacggacacacggcccgcgatcggtgggcaccgatcacgggcctatgccccccttggcacggccgtagtactgccgtgccaatcgggcccccagatgccccaaatgggcatctggcgcccgtttcacgacggcagcgagcaggtgtgtttgctgccgtgttgaaacggccgctcggcccatcggccttggagaatcggcgctcgccgtaaaaaacagcgagcggcgattcgtggcgtcgGTCGAGcgtagggggggagaatagtgggagggcgtgaaaaatgtcgggaagccctcccgctattctcccacccagcgtgggggggcggagaatcgcgcccattttaTTGATTCGCGTACCAAATCTATTGACAACAATTATTATACCACactctgcctcacaacgccgaggtcccagatttaatcccggctctgggtcactgtccgtgtggagtttgcacattctccccgtgtttatgtgggtctcgcccccacaacccaaagatgtgcagggtaggtggactggccatgctaaattgccccttaattggaaaaaatgaatgggtactctaaatttattttttaaaaacaatgctatcaagcagcacttttaCTCCGCACAACCTGCTCACCGATGCTCAGTTTTGATtccaccaggatcactcagctccggACATCATTGTATCCTtggcccaaacatggacaaatagcTGATATCCAGAGCTGAGGTGAGACAGACTGCCCATTACATCAgcttttgactgagtgtggcattaaGGCGTTTTAGCataactgaagtcaatgggaaccagAGAGAaaatttgtgggcagcatggtagcgcaagtGGCCAGccctgtggtttcacagcgccagggtcccaggttcgattggagGCCAATCAGGAATATCCTAGGcagaaccatcttcagctactccaTCAGTGGTCGTCCTTTATGTGGCAGTGCGGCTCCTTTAAGAGGCatacctgatgcgaccatcaattcactcgatacatgagtagaagtaaaccgtggcttcaatcaacttagaacagtgcctgcctgcgactgaaccaatactgagaaccgccaacaggtcgactgctctttatacctcccttcaaggggaggagccatgggcggtgcccatacatgccccaacatgttcccctatggataatgccatacaatggcccataggagaagcccacaagggcaacagcatagcacagatacaaatacaagggcaacagcacagatacaaatacactggtggattattggtataatacattcactaCTGTCCATGATTGGGAATTTAGACCCATTCGATCAGGAGGCTACATTATTGTTGGCTACGTTACTACTTTACAGCAAATGAAAGACAGGGCAGCATAAACAGAAGGTTATCCTATTAACTGTTTGTGGGCCAACAACCTTTAACCCTATACGGAATTTGACACCTCGAAGGCTGCTGACACAAAGTCATTCGGCCAGTTGATGGAGCTGGTCAGGGAGCATTTCATCCCCAGACGCTTGATCATATGATAGAATGTCAATTGGGCTGTCAGGGACCCAGGAGAGGTGATCTTGACCTTCATTGCCAGACACCGTCTGAACTTTGTCAGTTCAATACTGATATTCTGTGTGATCGGTTAGTACAGTGTTTCTTAAACTTTTTTTCCggtgacccatttttaccaactggccaaccttcgtggcccacgccggccgaccttcgcagctcacgccggccgacctttgaaACCCaggccggccaaccttcgcgacccaccattttctcttaccttgtttgctgctgacaaaatgatgGAATCGCAATCGTGCCCAAAGCATGTGGTGGCGGCATTCGGGGGCCGtgatctgctctctgcctccctcaggcaggaggaacatagaaaatagaacatacagtgcagaaggaggccattcagcccatcgagtctgcaccgacccacttaagccctctcttccaacctatgcccgtaacccaataacccctcctaaccttttattatggccaatccacctgacctgcacatctttggtctgtgggaggaaaccggagcacccggaggaaacccacgccgatacggggagaacgtgcagactccgcacagacagtgacccagcggggaatcgaacctgggaccctggcgctgagaagccacagtgctatccactggcgctaccgtgctgccccaattgcaTAGGATTGCACAGAATTTTTTTCAAATCTCCTGCGTCTGCGATTGTGCAaattcagcagcagcagccggcttttatattcaatttttatttattttttgtaaattgtaacaatGTTGTTGCACGGCACGTTCAATCAAAGAGACCAAAGCCCATGTCATTGTCAGACTCTTCAGattcttcctttttctcttcagcagcaacaggAGCAGTGGTGGAAACAgctgctgcagcagctggggcacGATGACTAGCACCAACTTTGCAGATCAGACTATTGACGTCAATATTAGCCAATGACTTGGCAAACAGACTAGGCCAGAAAGGCTCAATGGTCACACCAGCTGTTTTAATCAGGGCATTGAGTTTgtcttcggtgacagtgacctcgTCGTTGTGCAGAATGAGCGCGTTGTAGATAAAGGCGAGTTccgaggtggaggccatggcgctgGACCTCTGCGGGCGGGTCCGCCGGATGGGCAACTCCGCCTTAGCTTCATTCAGAAGAACCGAGCACTTCCGAACCGGGCAGAGcgagcagcagccggcttttaaccaTGCCGGCTACAAGCGGCCTTTTTACTATGTAAAAAacatgcggccgcactgcgcatgcgtgcccgatcatcagtgCAAATGCCATGCATTCAAA includes these proteins:
- the LOC119963700 gene encoding 60S acidic ribosomal protein P1-like encodes the protein MASTSELAFIYNALILHNDEVTVTEDKLNALIKTAGVTIEPFWPSLFAKSLANIDVNSLICKVGASHRAPAAAAAVSTTAPVAAEEKKEESEESDNDMGFGLFD